One region of Vitis vinifera cultivar Pinot Noir 40024 chromosome 1, ASM3070453v1 genomic DNA includes:
- the LOC100244891 gene encoding uncharacterized protein LOC100244891, whose translation MSKTSIDIQKRNRSEWPKLIDASFFVQLPQKIQTCLKSHLKRSKNGNEGTNLKASVEKGPSTALGLNLEKQLQHWKENPVWTEQPPEIKVSVPKGSLCKLSVEVDVGLPPDAVYNIVIDPDNKRVFKNIKEVISRRVLLDEGLRQVVEVEQAALWRFLWWSGTISVHVIVDQNREDHSMKFTQVKTGFMKRFEGCWRVKPVFVDEKSCFPFKPKTWDEYYSCTGGKGRIGSKVSLEQLIQPAIVPPPPISWYLRGITSRTTEMLINDLLAEAARIRGISEPKKSVGEPSEQTSYEHQVDEVCDIKERWALRRRNGKQYHKKFP comes from the exons ATGAGCAAAACAAGCATAGACATCCAGAAGAGAAACAGAAGTGAATGGCCAAAATTGATCGATGCATCATTTTTTGTACAGCTTCctcaaaaaattcaaacttgtttaaag TCACATCTCAAGAGATCTAAAAATGGCAATGAAGGAACAAACTTGAAAGCCTCAGTGGAGAAAGGACCAAGTACTGCATTGGGGCTCAATCTAGAGAAGCAATTGCAACATTGGAAAGAAAATCCTGTTTGGACTGAGCAGCCCCCAGAAATAAAG GTCAGTGTACCAAAAGGTTCTCTTTGCAAACTTAGTGTGGAAGTTGATGTTGGATTGCCCCCAGATGCAGTTTACAATATTGTCATAGACCCTGACAATAAGAGGGTCTTCAAGAATATTAAG GAAGTAATCTCAAGAAGAGTCTTGCTCGATGAAGGATTAAGGCAAGTGGTTGAAGTGGAACAGGCAGCCTTATGGAGGTTTCTTTGGTGGTCAGGGACCATTTCAGTTCATGTTATAGTAGATCAAAACAGAGAAGATCACTCG ATGAAATTCACGCAAGTGAAAACAGGATTCATGAAAAGATTTGAAGGTTGCTGGAGGGTGAAACCTGTGTTTGTTGATGAAAAATCCTGCTTTCCCTTCAAACCCAAGACATGGGATGAATATTATTCATGTACTGGAGGCAAAGGTAGGATTGGGTCAAAAGTCAGCTTGGAGCAACTGATCCAGCCAGCTATTGTTCCACCCCCACCCATTTCCTGGTATCTAAGGGGAATCACCTCAAGGACCACTGAAATGCTGATAAACGATCTGCTTGCTGAAGCAGCCAGAATTAGAGGAATCTCTGAGCCTAAAAAATCCGTTGGAGAACCATCTGAACAAACATCTTATGAACACCAAGTGGATGAAGTATGTGACATTAAAGAAAGATGGGCCCTGCGAAGGAGAAATGGGAAGCAATATCATAAAAAGTTCCCTTAA